ACCACACTCTCCCAGCCACAATGCCATGGCAACCACCTTCCACAACGGGGTCCCCACACTTCGGTTTCATGCAACTGAAGTCCATTCCACTTGGTGCCCCAGCAACAAAACTGTTACTCACATCACAGCACTGTGCAGCGCCAGGCTTAGTCATTCCACAGCCCCGCTGCAGAGACACCCGCAGCCGCTACCTGCAGCCACGACCCATGGCGCCCGCCCCCTGCAACCACGGCCCCGGTGCCATCACAACTACATTCCATTATACTGAGTTGCCATGACAACCATATTTCACTACCCATGATGCCACGACAACCACAATTCATGACCTACTGTGCTGAGGCAACCAGAGTCTATATTGCCCACAAGCCCACCATGGGAAACCACATTCTGTTAACCACAACTCTATGGCGAGCTCATCCTGCTACCGGTGCCCAGGTGGTGGTGTCCGTCACTCACACCACACAGCCCACTACCTGCCATGCCTTGGCCCCTGTCTCTTGCTACTccttttgtcttgttttggtttttgaaacaaggtctcactctgttgcccaggctgcagcatagtggcaccatcacagtgcactctgcagccttgacctcccaggctccagcgatcctcccacctcagcctcccgagtagctgggactaatggGGTGCGAAactatgcccagccttttttttttttttttttttttgagacggagtcttgctctgatacccagggtggagtgcagtggtgcaatcttggctcatggcaacctctgagccccgggttcaagcgattctcctgcctcagcctccggagtagctggaactacaggcacgcaccaccacacccagctaaattttgtatttttatagagatggggtttcaccatgttggccaggatggtcttgatctcttgacctcatgatctgctcgccccagcctcccaaagtgctgggattacagatgtgagccacatcACCcagcctggcctattttttttttaatagatgggctctcattatgttgccctggctagtcaaaaactcccagattcaaggggctgggtgctgcggtggctcacgcctgtaatcccagcactttgggaggtcaaggcaggcagatcacctgaggtcaggagtttgagaccagcctggccaacatggtgaaacccccgtctctactaaaaatattaaaaattagccaggcatggtggcgggtgcctgtaatcctagctactcgggaggctgaagcacaagaatcacttgaacccaggaggcggaggttgcagtgagccaagatcatgccaatgcactccagcctgggtgacagagggagactctgtctcaaaaaacaaaacaaaacaaaacaaaacaaaaaccttctgggctcaagcgagcctcccacttcagcctcccgagtagctggggctaatggggtgcaacaccatgcccagctaactttttttatatatagatgggatctcactatgttgcccaggctggtctcaaactcctgggctcaagggagcctccggcctcagcctcctgagttgctgggattacaggtgcacaacaacacacctggataatttttaaattttttgtagagatgggggtcttgctatgttgctcaggctggtctcaaattcctggcctcaagtgatcctcccacctctgcctcccaaagtgctgggattacaggcgtgagccaccacacctggcctctcacTACTCTTGATGCCATGCTAAGCACAGGCAGCTACCCACAGTGCCATGAGAGCCACATCCCATTATCCCTAAAGCCTCACTGATCCGACCCAATTCCCACAATCCTCAGCAGTTGCATCAGCCTCGCTAGCTCTGGTTATCCACAGTATCCCCTACATGCTCCGGGTCCCCTCGGTCCTCACcgccttgcctccctccctccaggtCTGCACTCCTGAATGTCCTCTGCACCCGGCCCCCAGAAACCTCAGGTGGGGAGCATCACCTGATCGCCCACAGTCCGCACAGGAGATGAGGTCCTCGGGACACCCCGTCTTCTTGGAGCCCCCCAGGCAGAAGTCACAGTAGCCGTTGGGGATGACAGTGCCGTCGGGCGCCTTCTTGGCTGCAAGACAGCAGACAGGCATTGGCACGGGGCAGGCAAGGGCACCCCGCAAAGGTGGCTGCAGACTTTAGGAGCAGAAGGAGGCATCCGTACCTGTGTGTTTCCTTTGTGCCTCAGGGACCCAGGCCAATTCTTTGTAAAACTCTGGGGTAggggggacagagagagggacTCTCACCACAGGCAAGGctccaccctgcccccagcctcagccccaagGATGGACCTCTTAGTCCAGGCGTGGGGAGCTGGGAAGAGTGAGTAGCTACCCCAAGCTGTGGGGAGAGGTGAAAACAGTTCTCATCGGGACTCCCAActctgcctttttaaatttttttttcaattaaaaataaaggcagggtcttggtatgttgcccaggctggtctccaactcctggcctccagtgatcctcccacctcggccactGCCACAAAGTGgcgggattataagcgtgagccactgcacccagccaggattcCCAACTCCTTGAGACAACTGACATGTCCTCTTTATTGGGTCAAAACTTGGTAGACAGCTTGAGGAAgggctccctgcctcccttctcaCATACATGTCTCCCAGCCAGCCACTCCCAACTGCACCCTCAGTAATTTGTATCTAACAAATTCAGCGAGTACCCCAGCCAAGATCTGGTATGGAAACAGACACTCGGAAGAAAAACTCCGAACACTGAGGTGCGTGGGTGTGTAGTGGCCAGGGGTGAAGAcactcagcctctgcctctgagAGATAGGTGGGAAGACAGTGTCTCCCTACTGCCTCTCCCaaaccctcctcccctcccccatccttcaGCTGTCAGAACTGGCATGGGATTGGCAAGGGCGGAAGCCAAGGGCTCCCAGGCCACAGACCCTGCCCCTTGACCAAAGCTtagcagagaaaggagaaagggaaggcagGGCGGGAGGGGAGCCATCTATCACCCCCCCTCCCCAAGCTCTAATTGAAACAATAAATCAGACCCAGAAATATTACGCCCGGCCAGGAGCGAAGGAGCGATGGTTGGTTGCCATGGCAACCCCGGAGCCAGCATCCCCATGGTCGGTGGGGGGAGGGAACGGCTGAGCTGGAGATTTTCCAGAAATGTCTaatgcccccccacccccacccccagctgggCTCCTCTTCCCCACTCCCAGGGCCCCTGGCCACCCCCACCTGGCCTGCCAGCTCACGTTTATGGTTGTTTTTCCGGTGGAAGGGCAGGGCGTGGCGTTCGGcgttctcctccccctcctcctcggCCAGGTGGGTGTGGGTGTAGTGGTAGCTGAGCCCCGGCCGGTTCTTATACCGTTTCCCACAGACTGGGGAGCGAGCGAGCCAGGAGGGCCTGTCAGCCCCTCCGGGCCCCTGCCGCCTCCACCCTGGCCTCCAGGATCACACCTCCCCCCTCAGCCAGAGACCTGAGCAGCCTCCCAACCCGGGTCTGGAACGGGAGGGAGAGGGCCACGAGGTGGGGAGTCTCTGGGCacccctctctctgcctttccccCTCTTCAGAAGGACTCACTATCACAGACATACGGCTTGTCTCGGTCCTCCAGGGAAGCGGTGTCCTGGCGTTTCCGGAGACCCCCGATGCCATATGCCTGTGGGGAGAGTCAGGAGTGAGGGGCCAAGAAAGtgagaaaacaggccaggcgtggtggctcacacctgtaatcccagcactttgggaggccgaggcaggcggatcacgaggtcaagagatcgagaccaccttggccaacatggtgaagccccgtctctactaaaaatagaaaaattagctgggcatggtggcgcgtgcctgtagtcccagctactcgggaggctgaggcaggagaatcgcttgaacccgggaggcggaggttgcagtgagcagatattgcgccactgcactctagcctgtgacagagcgagactccgtctcaaaaaaaagaaaaaaaagaaaaaagaaagtgagaaaacagtgtcttttgcaaatTCAAATTGCAGCTGTACAAATGTCCTAGCTGTGGGGCCTTGAACCTCTCCAAGGTTCAGCTTCTTCCTCTGTGGCATGGGGATGAAGGTAGCTCTAACCCACTGCATAATCTCTGCTTTGCAAATGGCTTAATACagatgagcctcagtttcctcatctgtaaaatgggtataaaatCCCCCACCCCTGCAGGCCGCTCTGGGGATTCAATGAGGTCAGACTGAGGTCAGACTGTGGCAGGGGCGGACCACTGCACCTGCTCCATGAATGAGACCTGTCATTGAGGGGAGCGGGGAAGAGGAGAAGCTTGGGGTGATACCTTTCCTTTGGCCCTGTTCTTCCTCCTGGGAATGTCATCCTCCAAGTCTTCCACCTCGAGGTCATGCGGAAACTCCAGCAACTGCTGTTTCTGGGCAATAGAGAAAGGAGACGGGTCAAGAAAGTGGGGGCCACTGACCTGCTTTTGAGGGGCTCTGGGCAAAGGTGGAGATTGGGGGTGAGAGTATAAGTCAGGAGTTCTTCCAAATAGAGATGAAGTCTGGGAGGATGGTGACTGGGATGCCCAACAGCCAGAAGAAACCGGGGGGGTTTCAGAGCAGGAACGTGAGGGCCCGGGCTGG
The DNA window shown above is from Homo sapiens chromosome 19, GRCh38.p14 Primary Assembly and carries:
- the DPF1 gene encoding zinc finger protein neuro-d4 isoform X13 yields the protein MTSRWKTWRMTFPGGRTGPKERHMASGVSGNARTPLPWRTETSLCGKRYKNRPGLSYHYTHTHLAEEEGEENAERHALPFHRKNNHKQFYKELAWVPEAQRKHTAKKAPDGTVIPNGYCDFCLGGSKKTGCPEDLISCADCGRSGHPSCLQFTVNMTAAVRTYRWQCIECKSCSLCGTSENDGASWAGLTPQDQLLFCDDCDRGYHMYCLSPPMAEPPEGSWSCHLCLRHLKEKASAYITLT